From Denitrovibrio acetiphilus DSM 12809, the proteins below share one genomic window:
- a CDS encoding response regulator, which produces MKKKILLIDDSVTIHRVIDLCVDKDKYNIHKVFSREEAVMKLKAEQPDLVLLDNKLANIKASEMVAVVREHCPGCWVVLLVGAFDQFEEAQCASAGANDFIYKPFDSETLDEKIKTGLNSDPAVLPAPVPVGSEDEELEHADEQEAEETRIEDEASEAGAGDYEEEFKEINYTDPDDINVDQLELSEDVEEDGGISIEDLELDEVADEEEIELPDELVFDDDEEAGADSEEELLLDEEIDFEDEEPEEEPSIADDAADLLEELAEEPLEDEEAEEPEEEIIETGNLLDELADETYELDITGEEPHAEEQEDESFFTDVEDNNAPDTEALLAELADAPVEKPVEEPIDDLIASVEDERGTSEQADESAETPQIEVSEPDIEDLLGEDNPEDIAGDIDNSADSNELPEDVDTADVEATAESLLMELEEETAEIENDDPVDEEPEPEETEITALSEESDTEEEADDNNDAEFDVPDDISVEADIEEAVEEVTEDETPQDTEVDEMVLDNTDEDSGEEAETLEIDVPDTVTETFAAEADGQTENDDPFAGLEAFDEEKFEADVQTEDAPEAVITEEEIKDADSSVSEVDETEEVVEQEADEDESDGFDALLDSINAESSGASDIDSFEETLEEAEECLDCIDDEPDFSEDETTEKESMPDIENAVAEAVSESIDDDVLRSTVKNMLAERISAILREELPGLLEKSIKEEIQRLVKGDK; this is translated from the coding sequence ATGAAAAAGAAGATACTACTTATAGATGACAGCGTTACGATTCACAGAGTCATAGATCTCTGTGTTGACAAGGATAAGTACAACATTCACAAAGTCTTCTCAAGGGAAGAGGCTGTGATGAAGCTTAAGGCGGAGCAGCCGGATCTTGTCCTTTTGGATAACAAGCTTGCTAACATTAAAGCGAGTGAAATGGTAGCCGTTGTCAGAGAGCATTGCCCCGGATGCTGGGTAGTCCTTCTTGTCGGTGCTTTTGACCAGTTTGAAGAAGCACAGTGCGCCAGTGCGGGTGCAAATGATTTCATATATAAGCCGTTCGACTCTGAAACCCTCGATGAAAAAATCAAAACCGGACTTAATTCTGACCCTGCCGTTTTGCCGGCTCCTGTGCCGGTCGGAAGCGAAGATGAAGAGCTGGAACATGCAGACGAACAGGAAGCAGAAGAAACCCGCATAGAGGATGAAGCCTCTGAAGCTGGTGCAGGAGATTATGAAGAAGAGTTTAAAGAGATAAATTACACTGATCCCGATGATATAAATGTAGACCAGCTTGAGCTCTCCGAAGACGTGGAGGAAGATGGTGGAATAAGCATTGAAGACCTTGAGCTTGACGAAGTCGCTGATGAGGAAGAAATCGAACTGCCCGATGAACTTGTTTTTGACGATGACGAAGAAGCAGGCGCAGATTCAGAAGAAGAACTCCTGCTTGATGAAGAGATAGATTTCGAAGATGAAGAGCCTGAAGAGGAGCCAAGCATCGCAGATGATGCGGCAGACCTCCTTGAAGAGCTTGCAGAAGAGCCTCTTGAAGACGAGGAAGCCGAAGAGCCCGAAGAAGAGATTATAGAAACTGGAAATCTGCTGGATGAACTTGCTGACGAAACCTATGAGCTTGATATTACGGGTGAAGAACCCCATGCCGAAGAGCAGGAAGACGAAAGCTTTTTTACTGATGTTGAAGACAATAATGCCCCTGATACAGAAGCGCTTTTAGCTGAACTTGCCGATGCTCCGGTTGAAAAGCCTGTCGAAGAACCTATTGACGATCTCATCGCATCAGTAGAGGATGAACGTGGCACATCTGAACAGGCAGATGAAAGCGCAGAAACACCTCAGATAGAAGTGTCTGAACCAGATATAGAAGATCTCTTAGGAGAAGATAATCCCGAAGACATAGCAGGAGATATTGACAACTCTGCCGACAGTAATGAACTGCCTGAAGATGTCGATACTGCGGATGTCGAAGCTACCGCGGAGAGTCTCCTTATGGAGCTTGAAGAAGAGACGGCTGAAATTGAAAATGATGATCCCGTTGACGAAGAACCTGAACCTGAAGAAACTGAAATTACTGCCCTATCCGAAGAATCTGATACAGAGGAAGAGGCTGATGATAACAATGATGCGGAGTTCGACGTTCCTGACGATATTTCCGTTGAGGCTGATATAGAAGAAGCTGTGGAAGAAGTAACAGAGGATGAGACTCCGCAGGATACTGAAGTAGATGAAATGGTACTGGACAACACAGATGAAGATTCAGGGGAAGAGGCGGAAACCTTAGAAATAGATGTACCGGACACTGTGACAGAAACTTTTGCAGCAGAAGCTGACGGGCAGACAGAAAATGACGATCCGTTTGCTGGTCTTGAAGCTTTTGACGAAGAGAAGTTTGAAGCTGATGTACAAACAGAAGATGCTCCCGAGGCTGTAATTACTGAAGAGGAAATAAAAGATGCAGATTCATCGGTTTCTGAAGTTGACGAAACTGAAGAAGTTGTTGAGCAGGAAGCGGATGAGGACGAATCAGACGGATTTGACGCCTTGCTGGACAGTATAAACGCTGAGAGCAGTGGAGCATCTGACATTGATAGTTTTGAGGAAACCCTGGAAGAAGCAGAGGAATGCCTTGACTGCATAGACGATGAACCGGATTTTTCAGAAGATGAGACAACGGAAAAAGAAAGCATGCCGGATATAGAAAATGCTGTGGCAGAGGCTGTGAGTGAGTCCATTGATGACGATGTTTTGAGAAGCACAGTGAAAAACATGCTTGCAGAAAGAATTTCCGCCATCCTTCGTGAAGAACTGCCCGGTCTGCTTGAGAAATCTATTAAAGAAGAAATACAAAGACTTGTGAAAGGCGATAAATAA